The proteins below are encoded in one region of Penicillium psychrofluorescens genome assembly, chromosome: 4:
- a CDS encoding uncharacterized protein (ID:PFLUO_006614-T1.cds;~source:funannotate): protein MSAKGSRQKITRACDSCKEKKTRCTGTLPCTRCTRLSLHCRYYAAYSRGLPPEPLPASASPPIASSVTNSFRRRATESSGNDDFQQPARNQRALSPRNSPEPGSTFEGNYLGPSSGVSFLNRVWSRLHQDETTAIPDELQNESSKSAAVFMFGDNPFHNSQEIEFTLPPFEKALELVGIYFDFSIVTYRFLHRGSVEQWVRQVYQHSTSLSNLPTGGMVARTAIVLMVFAVSTLYLEMRPGMPDGRNESERWYVASKYMSSLESGPPRLETIQARLGQCLYLLSTSRANECWYLFGTALQVVTALGLHRKWPSKLAKGCSYLELELRKRIFWSAYTLDKYLSVMFGRPRLLHDEDLDQELPDEINDDDLLEEDPAKWTGSADSMMIASVLHYRLGRIMGEISRQLYSINPLSRNSPLETAVRLTSELERWKETTPPLFNSVKASSLIPPLCRQSQVLQLAYSHAMIHVTRSFLLNDFTDLSRRPKVSRPVVSTYVQKCIEAAEDVMTLVDDLAQQGILIQSFWFTHYVCFCAILVVYIHTIQQHRQALAPSPSSSSSSATSPGDADKLRYLFSLAESCQQHLAEATRQNCPSRRYSIILEELRQEVHRQIGAADPDPSTGRQEPSHGDNATAQEPLPSTKSERPVSLDAVPVDYSAISGILQPSELGAPSIPPGDDQGFLENLEGSIWWAQLDSWALSNFPNDPSTFSF, encoded by the exons ATGTCGGCCAAGGGCTCGCGCCAGAAGATCACCCGGGCCTGCGACTCGTgcaaggaaaagaagacgCGGTGTACGGGTACCCTGCCCTGCACTCGCTGCACGCGCCTGTCATTACACTGCAGATACTATGCCGCTTACTCGCGAGGTCTGCCACCAGAGCCTCTGCCTGCATCTGCGTCTCCGCCCATCGCCAGCTCGGTAACCAACAGCTTTCGGCGGCGagccaccgagtcctccgGAAATGATGATTTCCAGCAACCGGCCCGCAACCAGCGTGCCTTGTCACCGCGGAACTCCCCGGAGCCGGGTTCTACGTTCGAGGGCAATTATCTCGGCCCGTCGTCGGGTGTTTCGTTCCTCAATCGGGTATGGAGTCGCCTGCACCAGGATGAGACCACTGCGATCCCTGACGAGCTCCAAAATGAATCATCCAAGAGCGCCGCCGTGTTCATGTTCGGTGACAACCCATTTCACAACTCTCAGGAGATTGAATTTACCCTTCCGCCCTTTgagaaggcgctggagcttGTCGGCATCTATTTTGATTTCTCTATCGTGACCTACCGGTTCCTGCACCGGGGTAGCGTCGAGCAATGGGTTCGCCAGGTGTATCAACATAGTACCTCGCTTTCGAATCTTCCCACTgggggcatggtggccaGGACGGCCATCGTGTTGATGGTCTTCGCTGTCAGCACTTTATATCTGGAGATGCGGCCGGGGATGCCGGATGGACGCAATGAAAG CGAACGCTGGTATGTGGCTTCGAAGTACATGTCTTCGCTTGAATCAGGACCGCCGCGGCTGGAGACGATTCAAGCTCGACTAGGCCAATGCCTCTATCTGCTATCGACTTCTCGTGCCAACGAGTGCTGGTATCTGTTTGGCACAGCTCTACAGGTCGTCACAGCTCTTGGTTTGCACCGGAAGTGGCCGTCAAAATTGGCAAAAGGTTGTTCTTACCTCGAGTTGGAGCTGCGCAAACGTATTTTCTGGAGTGCGTACACATTGGACAAATACTTGAGCGTCATGTTCGGACGACCACGGCTCCTGCACGACGAAGATCTTGACCAGGAGCTCCCGGATGAGATaaatgatgatgacctgCTAGAAGAGGATCCGGCAAAGTGGACGGGGTCGGCGGATAGTATGATGATTGCATCTGTGCTTCACTACCG GCTCGGTCGTATTATGGGAGAGATCTCGCGCCAGCTTTACAGCATAAACCCTCTGTCCCGCAACTCACCACTAGAGACGGCCGTTCGACTCACCTCCGAGCTAGAAAGGTGGAAAGAGACCACCCCGCCGCTATTCAACAGCGTCAAAGCATCCAGCCTAATCCCTCCACTCTGTCGACAGAGCCAAGTGCTACAACTCGCCTACTCCCACGCAATGATCCACGTCACGCGCTCATTCCTCCTAAACGATTTCACCGATCTCAGCCGCAGGCCGAAGGTATCGCGTCCGGTGGTCAGCACATATGTGCAAAAGTGcatcgaggccgccgaggacGTGATGACTCTCGTAGATGATCTAGCCCAACAGGGCATCCTGATCCAGTCTTTCTGGTTCACGCATTATGTGTGCTTCTGTGCCATCCTCGTGGTCTACATCCATACCATCCAACAACACCGTCAAGCGCTCGCCCCAAgcccttcttcgtcctcatcctcggccaCCAGCCCCGGGGACGCCGATAAGCTGCGTTACCTTTTCTCCCTTGCAGAGTCGTGCCAGCAGCATCTGGCGGAGGCCACGCGCCAAAATTGCCCTAGTCGGCGGTATAGCATCATCCTCGAGGAGCTTCGACAGGAGGTCCATCGACAAATTGGAGCCGCTGATCCTGATCCGTCTACGGGCCGTCAGGAGCCTAGTCATGGTGACAATGCTACCGCGCAAGAGCCACTGCCATCAACGAAATCCGAACGACCTGTTTCCTTAGACGCTGTTCCCGTGGATTATTCGGCCATTTCTGGTATCTTGCAGCCTTCTGAACTTGGTGCCCCATCTATTCCTCCAGGCGATGACCAGGGCTTCCTGGAGAACCTGGAGGGATCTATCTGGTGGGCTCAGCTTGATTCTTGGGCCTTGTCGAATTTCCCTAATGACCCGTCCACCTTTAGTTTTTAA
- a CDS encoding uncharacterized protein (ID:PFLUO_006615-T1.cds;~source:funannotate) — MDHLGSRGLRPIAPRTVMPGLTPPGQGPPGPLPPEEPRMKRASTAYGKPGKPCSECETHGRQCLFDEGSDKRRKISAKRTQEDLRYYRQFVDLLLEAIRTSEYSVVQQLIEMIRAGMPEDQLAAEVSHILNRAPLPLPTDRRNTSEPDTNNDSEMDPGMGNQDHMQNLFGYR, encoded by the exons ATGGACCACCTAGGGTCGCGGGGTCTCCGACCCATTGCTCCTCGCACCGTGATGCCCGGGCTCACGCCGCCAGGCCAAGGGCCACCGGGCCCGTTACCGCCGGAAGAgccaaggatgaagagagcATCGACCGCAT ATGGCAAGCCGGGCAAGCCATGTTCCGAATGCGAGACCCATGGCCGCCAATGTCTCTTTGATGAAGGCTCCGACAAACGACGCAAAATATCCGCGAAACGCACCCAGGAAGATTTGCGCTACTACCGTCAGTTCGTCGACCTACTGCTCGAGGCGATCCGCACGAGCGAATATTCCGTTGTCCAACAGCTCATCGAAATGATCCGCGCCGGCATGCCCGAGGATCAACTGGCCGCCGAGGTCTCTCACATCCTAAATCGGGCTCCTCTCCCCTTACCGACCGATCGTCGAAATACCTCTGAGCCCGACACCAATAACGATTCCGAGATGGACCCCGGCATGGGCAATCAAGATCACATGCAAAATCTCTTTGGTTACCGGTAG
- a CDS encoding uncharacterized protein (ID:PFLUO_006616-T1.cds;~source:funannotate): protein MADELDYLHADFDLNSLTVPRLRSILVNHDISYPASAKKAQLIRILQDEVLPQARKLLRDRDRVRRTSDGITDMGSRASSIASDASSVAGSRRAAPRRSARASTFDTEESGLATPAASRRKTTTARSVGKHPRASDTETGDDGLATPVVAVGTSPRKSTARKLRRSEVLPSTEFEDHSSTIKSEPRDVSVFTDDNPFQSGSPSEMPSSRRTSHDGKRKSGGRLSTESPALRGTRRSRKSETPTRVKQEDGMKAPTRDSFDFASRLQPTKEEEEESEEEEEEESDEDELSAGEEFTPEEQLALENEQADVMYPAKKARRSRKKSSSMAPFFMVIVLLASFGAYWRKEKVEIGFCGLGKPTWSLAETNVPEWAHVLEPRCEPCPSHAFCYPGFEARCEHDFILKPHPLSLGGLVPLPPTCEPDSEKARRVKAVADKAVEELRDRRAKWECGQLKDEGKEARSFEISEPELKEQVAKKRRKGLSDTEFDDLWKGAIGEVVGKDDVVSHTDELPLSLLALGVGAIIYARTRVLARRRDIARVPELVATTLDRLATQAALYSRSDAREPYISIGQLRDDVLRSELHGSRREELWRRVRNVIEGNANVRAAVRESHSGDISRVWEWIGGIGGVALSPENLNSANRRDSSKFSLPSPSGQHMSTPDDGRAELSTTSPRRESRRWDEGRPIY, encoded by the exons atggccgacgaACTGGACTACCTGCATGCAGATTTTGATCTCAACTCCCTCACTGTCCCGCGCCTCCGCTCCATCCTCGTCAACCACGATATCTCCTACCCTGCCTCCGCGAAAAAGGCCCAGCTCATCCGCATCTTACAGGATGAGGTCCTCCCGCAGGCACGCAAACTCTTGCGCGATCGCGACAGGGTACGGAGAACGAGCGATGGAATCACTGATATGGGCAGTCGCGCAAGCTCGATAGCCAGCGACGCATCGTCTGTGGCTGGGTCGAGGAGGGCTGCGCCCAGACGGAGTGCTCGCGCCTCTACTTTTGACACTGAGGAGAGCGGCCTTGCTACCCCCGCTGCATCCCGACGGAAGACCACCACCGCGCGATCAGTAGGCAAACACCCTCGTGCGTCTGATACGGAGActggcgatgacggcctcgCGACTCCCGTTGTAGCTGTTGGTACGTCGCCGCGAAAGTCCACAGCCCGCAAGCTGCGACGCAGTGAGGTTTTGCCCTCTACTGAGTTTGAAGACCACTCCTCAACTATCAAGTCAGAGCCACGAGATGTGAGTGTGTTTACCGACGACAATCCCTTTCAGAGTGGGAGTCCCTCGGAAATGCCAAGCAGCCGAAGGACAAGCCATGATGGAAAGCGGAAGAGTGGTGGACGGTTGTCCACGGAAAGCCCTGCTTTGAGAGGCACACGGAGATCACGCAAATCCGAGACTCCAACGCGCGTCAAGCAAGAAGATGGCATGAAGGCCCCTACGAGAGATAGCTTCGACTTTGCTTCCCGGCTGCAGCCtaccaaggaggaggaggaagagtcagaagaagaagaggaggaggaatcggATGAAGACGAACTGAGCGCTGGCGAAGAGTTCACGCCGGAGGAACAGCTTGCTCTAGAGAATGAACAGGCGGATGTCATGTACCCAGCCAAGAAAGCTCGTCGGTCTCGAAAGAAGTCCTCCAGCATGGCGCCTTTTTTTATGGTTATCGTGCTACTGGCAAGTTTCGGAGCCTATTGGCgcaaggagaaggtcgagattGGATTTTGTGGCCTCGGAAAACCGACTTGGTCGCTGGCGGAAACCAATGTTCCTGAATGGGCACACGTTTTAGAGCCGCGTTGTGAGCCCTGCCCGTCACATGCCTTCTGCTATCCTGGTTTTGAGGCTCGTTGCGAACATGACTTCATTCTCAAACCGCATCCTCTCTCCCTTGGTGGGTTGGTGCCCCTGCCGCCGACATGCGAGCCAGACAGCGAGAAAGCACGCCGCGTCAAGGCTGTTGCTGATAAAGCTGTAGAGGAGCTGCGGGATCGGAGAGCCAAATGGGAATGTGGTCAGCTGAAGGATGAGGGCAAAGAGGCTCGATCTTTTGAGATCAGTGAGCCGGAGCTCAAGGAACAGGTGGCAAAAAAGCGCCGCAAGGGCTTGAGTGACACCGAATTCGACGATCTCTGGAAGGGAGCGATTGGCGAGGTTGTTGGCAAAGACGATGTTGTGAGCCATACCGATGA ACTCCCTCTTTCACTTCTAGCCCTCGGAGTCGGTGCTATCATCTACGCTCGTACCCGAGTTCTCGCCCGCCGCAGAGATATCGCCCGTGTTCCCGAATTGGTCGCCACGACTCTTGACCGTCTCGCCACCCAAGCAGCCTTGTATTCGCGCAGCGACGCCAGAGAGCCATACATCTCTATCGGGCAGCTGCGCGACGATGTCCTACGCTCTGAATTACACGGTTCCCGGCGCGAGGAACTATGGCGCCGTGTCCGCAATGTCATCGAAGGCAATGCCAATGTTCGTGCTGCCGTTCGTGAGAGCCACAGCGGCGACATCTCTCGCGTCTGGGAGTGGATCGGTGGTATTGGCGGTGTCGCTCTCAGCCCTGAGAACCTCAACAGCGCCAACCGTCGCGACAGTTCGAAGTTCTCGTTACCTTCTCCTTCGGGTCAGCACATGTCTACCCCCGACGACGGCAGGGCTGAGTTGTCGACTACCAGCCCAAGGAGGGAGTCCCGTCGGTGGGATGAGGGACGCCCGATTTATTGA